From a region of the Nitrospiraceae bacterium genome:
- the rplB gene encoding 50S ribosomal protein L2, with translation MALKVYKATSPGRRQMSTLKDEQLTKKRPEKSLTEFHLRTGGRNNDGRQTIRFRGGGHKRLYRQIDFRRDKTGIPATVVALEYDPNRSSRIALLHYRDGEKRYILAPVGLSVKDQVQSGPEAEVRPGNALPLANMPLGTTIHNIELKPGKGGQLIRSAGGFAQVMGRDGGYVQIRLKSGEMRKVLDTCMATVGQVGNVDHENVMVGKAGRTRWKGKRPHVRGVVMNPVDHPHGGGEGKSGQGNPHPVSPWGLPTKGYKTRKNKATDKFIIARRK, from the coding sequence CCCTCAAGGATGAACAGCTGACCAAGAAGCGGCCGGAGAAGTCCTTGACAGAGTTTCATCTCCGCACCGGCGGCCGGAATAACGACGGTCGGCAGACCATTCGTTTTCGCGGAGGGGGGCATAAGCGGCTCTATCGTCAGATCGATTTCCGTCGCGACAAGACCGGTATCCCGGCGACTGTCGTCGCTCTGGAATACGATCCGAACCGTTCGTCCCGAATTGCCCTGTTGCACTATCGAGACGGCGAAAAGCGGTACATCCTTGCTCCGGTTGGTTTGAGCGTCAAGGATCAGGTTCAGTCTGGCCCAGAGGCCGAAGTGCGGCCAGGCAACGCTCTGCCGCTGGCTAACATGCCGCTTGGTACTACGATCCACAATATCGAATTGAAGCCCGGCAAGGGCGGTCAATTGATCCGTAGCGCGGGCGGATTCGCTCAGGTCATGGGTCGCGACGGAGGCTATGTCCAGATCCGACTCAAGTCGGGCGAGATGCGCAAGGTTCTGGATACCTGCATGGCCACGGTCGGGCAAGTCGGTAATGTCGACCATGAGAACGTGATGGTTGGCAAAGCCGGTCGCACTCGCTGGAAGGGGAAGCGGCCGCACGTGCGAGGCGTCGTCATGAATCCGGTCGACCACCCGCATGGCGGTGGTGAAGGTAAGTCAGGCCAGGGCAATCCTCATCCTGTGTCGCCCTGGGGTTTGCCGACCAAAGGCTACAAAACTCGCAAGAACAAGGCGACCGATAAATTCATCATCGCCAGACGGAAGTAG
- the rplP gene encoding 50S ribosomal protein L16 gives MLAPKKVKFRKMQKGRMRGKAYRGGAITLGEFGLKALEPGWVTSRQIEAARIAITRFVKRGGQVWTRIFPDKPITKKPAETRMGKGKGNPEYWVAVVKPGRILYEMGGVTPDVAKEALRLASYKLPIATKFVARGQF, from the coding sequence GTGTTAGCGCCAAAGAAAGTCAAGTTTCGCAAAATGCAAAAAGGCCGCATGCGGGGCAAGGCCTATCGTGGCGGAGCCATCACGCTGGGCGAGTTCGGCTTGAAAGCACTTGAGCCGGGGTGGGTGACCAGCCGGCAGATCGAGGCCGCGCGTATTGCCATCACTCGGTTCGTCAAGCGCGGCGGTCAAGTTTGGACGCGGATATTCCCCGATAAGCCAATCACGAAGAAGCCGGCTGAAACTCGAATGGGTAAGGGGAAGGGGAATCCTGAATACTGGGTGGCGGTGGTCAAGCCCGGTCGGATCCTCTACGAGATGGGCGGCGTCACTCCGGATGTCGCGAAAGAGGCGCTGCGGTTGGCGTCCTACAAATTACCCATTGCGACGAAGTTTGTGGCCCGCGGCCAGTTTTAG
- the rpmC gene encoding 50S ribosomal protein L29, with the protein MDVKDLANLTVQELADKEKQLRQELFNFRFQLGTGRLENPMQIRNTKRDIARIKTVRRQMELKQAAGTK; encoded by the coding sequence ATGGATGTGAAAGATCTGGCCAATCTTACGGTTCAAGAATTGGCGGACAAGGAAAAGCAGTTAAGGCAAGAACTCTTCAATTTCCGGTTTCAACTCGGCACCGGACGGTTGGAGAACCCGATGCAGATCCGGAATACCAAGCGCGACATTGCGCGGATCAAAACCGTTCGACGGCAGATGGAACTGAAGCAAGCCGCCGGGACCAAGTAA
- the rpsS gene encoding 30S ribosomal protein S19, translated as MPRSVTKGPFVDDHLQKKVEQMNQTKDRKIIKTWSRRSTVVPDMIGHTFAVHNGKKFIPVFVTENMVGHKLGEFAPTRFFKGHGQAKTEKAVALK; from the coding sequence ATGCCCCGTTCAGTAACTAAGGGTCCATTTGTCGACGATCATCTGCAGAAGAAGGTTGAGCAGATGAACCAGACCAAGGACCGGAAAATTATCAAGACCTGGTCGCGGCGTTCGACAGTAGTGCCGGATATGATCGGGCATACTTTTGCGGTGCACAACGGGAAGAAATTCATTCCGGTGTTTGTCACGGAAAACATGGTCGGCCACAAGCTCGGTGAATTCGCACCGACTCGCTTCTTCAAGGGGCATGGTCAGGCGAAAACAGAAAAGGCAGTGGCACTAAAGTAA
- the rplV gene encoding 50S ribosomal protein L22, with amino-acid sequence MAEATAHLRFVRVAPRKARVVVDMIRGQQVPKALAMLRHTPRHAAKVVEKLLRSAVANAEQKELGDSEEMWISKAVVNCGPIYKRFRARSMGRANSIHKRTSHITIVVAAPAAGEEK; translated from the coding sequence ATGGCAGAAGCGACAGCACATTTACGATTCGTCCGGGTGGCGCCGCGAAAGGCGCGCGTCGTGGTGGACATGATTCGTGGTCAGCAGGTGCCCAAGGCGTTGGCTATGTTGAGGCATACCCCTCGGCATGCAGCAAAGGTGGTCGAGAAGCTTCTTCGATCTGCCGTGGCCAATGCGGAACAAAAAGAGTTGGGCGACAGCGAGGAAATGTGGATCTCCAAGGCCGTGGTCAACTGCGGGCCGATTTACAAACGGTTCCGTGCGCGGTCCATGGGGAGAGCCAATTCGATTCATAAGCGGACCAGCCATATCACCATCGTGGTTGCTGCCCCTGCCGCTGGAGAAGAAAAGTAG
- the rpsC gene encoding 30S ribosomal protein S3 — MGQKTHPIGYRIGYNYTWSSRWYADKEYARLLHQDIKIRKMVKAKLYHAGVAKVEIERSGDQTRVIIHTARPGIIIGRKGAEVDKLKAALEKEYSGQVYITVKEIKKPELDAQLVSENVATQLEKRVAFRRAMKRSVQSALRLGAQGIKIMVAGRLGGAEIARTEWYREGRVPLHTLRAEVDYGFAEAHTTMGQIGVKTWIYKGELLPALQLKPEAGLGRLG, encoded by the coding sequence ATGGGCCAGAAGACACATCCAATCGGGTACCGTATCGGCTACAACTACACTTGGAGCTCGCGCTGGTATGCGGATAAGGAATATGCCAGGCTGCTTCACCAGGATATCAAGATCCGAAAGATGGTGAAGGCCAAGCTCTATCACGCCGGAGTTGCCAAGGTGGAGATCGAGCGGTCCGGTGACCAGACCCGCGTCATCATTCATACCGCGCGTCCTGGCATCATCATCGGTCGCAAGGGGGCCGAGGTTGATAAGCTCAAGGCCGCACTGGAGAAGGAATACTCGGGGCAGGTGTATATCACCGTCAAGGAAATCAAGAAGCCTGAGTTGGACGCGCAGCTTGTCAGTGAGAACGTTGCAACGCAATTGGAGAAGCGGGTCGCCTTCCGTCGAGCCATGAAGCGCAGCGTGCAGTCGGCGCTCCGTCTGGGTGCCCAGGGCATCAAGATCATGGTGGCCGGTCGGCTGGGCGGCGCTGAAATTGCTCGTACCGAATGGTATCGAGAGGGTCGTGTGCCTCTTCACACGTTGCGTGCGGAAGTGGATTACGGCTTCGCCGAAGCTCACACGACGATGGGACAGATTGGGGTCAAGACTTGGATCTACAAGGGAGAGTTGCTGCCGGCTCTCCAGTTGAAACCGGAAGCCGGACTGGGGCGGTTAGGTTAA